Within bacterium, the genomic segment GTCGACAAGTCGGCCAGCGATCACAGCGACGATCCGGCGCAACCCCTGAAATTGGGGTGGCATGCGGGCGATTCTTACCCGGGTGTCACCAGCTACACCAAGGAAGGGGAAGTATCGATGGGCATCCTCTACAACGTGATCAGCGGCAATCCCTACATGGGACTGGGCGGTACCAACCGTTTTGATGAAACCTATATGGCCACCCACCCTGATCCCTCCACCGTACACAACGACGGCGGCGGCACCAACCTCTGGGTGTGTTACGGCCCATGGGATCTCCAGCACGGCGAATCGGTTACCATTGTCGAAGCCGAAGGCGTCTCCGGGATCAACCGGCAGCAGTGTGAGACCATCGGCGCCCGCTGGAAGAAGGCCTATCTCGATCCGGCCGACAAAGGGCCTTTCACCCTCCCCGATGGCAGCACCACCAACGACAAGGATGTCTACAAGAACAAGTGGGTTTTCACCGGCAAGGATTCGATCCTGCTCACCTTTGGCCGCGCCAAACGGGCGATGGATGCCCAGTACAAAATCCCTCAACCGCCACTGCCTCCGCCCCTGGTGGACGTCAAATCGGGCGGCGACCGCATCACCATTTCATGGACCGCCAGCCCATCGGAGGGAGATGCCGATTTCGCCGGTTACAAGGTTTTTCGCGCGGTCGGCCGCACCGATACCGTCTTCCAGGAGATTTACAGCGGCAGCAAGGAGATCCACGCCTTTGCTGATGTCTCGGCCATCCGCGGCATCTCGTACTATTACTATGTTTCCGCGTTCAATGACGGCAGCAAGAACACGACCGGCGAGTGCAATCCAACCGGTCCGTTGCTGAGCAGCCGCTATTACACCCAGACCACCGAACCAGCTTATCTGCGCCGGCAGGCGGGGCAAACCCTGGAGGGGATCCGTGTGGTTCCCAATCCCTACAATATCCGCTCCCGCGCACTGCAGTTTGGCACGGTGAACGATCTGGACAAGATCATGTTCTATGACATTCCCGGCCATTGCCGGATCCGGATCTTTACGGAGCGGGGGGATCTGATCAACAGCATCGAACATGAAGACGGCAGCGGTGATGAGAGCTGGAACTCGATCACCTCATCTCGTCAGGTGGTGGTCAGCGGCATCTACATTGTCCACTTTGAAGTCACAGCGGATCAATACGATTCGGCCACCAATACGCTGCTCTACAAGAAAGGCGACACCGCCGTTCGCAAGCTTGTCATCATCCGTTAACTTCAGCTGGGTAAAACCGCTGCGAAGATTCTGCCGCAGGGCGGCCGCAGCGGTTTTTTTTGCCCTGAATCCTTATTGAGGCGTGAAATGAAACGAAACAGCATCATCGTTCTGGTACTGATCCTTTTTTCCGTTCTGCTCGCTGCGGATAACACCGAATTCCGCGCCACATGGGTCATCACCTGGGAAATCTATGGCGGCCACCAGCCGGTCGAGACCGTCAAGGCGCGCATCCGCAAGATCCTTGATGATCATCAGAAGGCCAACATGAACGCAGTCCTCTGGCAGGTTCGCCAGGGAGGCACCGCCTATTATAGTTCTCCTTTTGAACCCTGGGGTGCTTACCTCGACGCAGCCGATCCAGGATTTGATCCCCTGGCCTATGCGATTGAGGAGGCCCATAGCCGCGGCATGGAGCTGCATGCCTGGTTCAACGCTTTCAACGTCAGTTCGAGCACATCCGGTGCGGCGGTGCAGAAGCATCCCGAATGGGTTTGCCGCAACAGCAGTGGCGAGCCCATGAGTTCCGACCGCTGCTTCTCACCGGGCCTTGCCGCAGTGCGCGACTATACCGTCGCTGTGGCGATGGATCTGGTCCGCCGATATGACATAGACGGCCTGCATCTCGATTACGTGCGCTGGAACGAGTATTCGGGCGCAACCGCACTACAGAAGGAGCCGGCGCGGCCACGGCTGGATGGCCAGATCAGCGAGTCCGAACTCGCCGACCTGCAGGCCAATATGGCCTCGCGTTATCTTTATGATATCGACCATCCTTACAGCGCGGGGGTGCCGTCCGGATTCGCCTCCTGGGAAGAGTGGTGGCGCTGGTCGGTCACTGAATTCGTGCATACCCTGCACGATTCCGTCCAGGAGGCCAAGCCCTGGGTCCGTCTTTCGGCCGCGGCGCTCGGAAATTACAACTGGGGCGGCTGGCAGGGCTATGGTACGGTCTATCAGGATGCAGCCCTCTGGTTCAACCGCGGTTACATCGATCAGCTGGTGCCGATGCATTACCACTGGACTACCGGGGCCGGTTTTTACAACATGTTGACCGGTTCCTCCGCCAGCTGGGGGACCTATATTCAGGAGGGGATCGCCGCCGGTCGGCTTTTCAGCGTCGGCCCGCCCTCCTATATCCTCAGCGAAAACCGGATTATGGACCGTCACACCGAGATCGCTGCATATTGCCGTCTGGTTCCCTGGGTCGACGGGTTCCAGTTCTTCAGTTATGGTTCCTGGGAGGATAACCTCTTTTTCAAGGAAGCCGCCGCGAGTTTCTTCCCGAACAAGACCAAGGTCCGTGCGGCCAAATTTCTGTCCGATGTCGTTCCCGCGGCCCCCCTGCTCACGGTGAATCGCGTCGATTCGCTCACATACCAGGTGACGGTCACCCTGCCCGCCGGCTCGATCGCGCCCGGGCGCATTGCCCTGTATCGCCTCGAAACCAATGACCCTCATCCAGAACGCGATGCCATCCGCCAGATGCTCTGGTGCAACGGCAGCATCAACTACACCGACCATTTTGATGGCTTACAGGATCACGCCGGCTCGTTTTACTACTATGCGACATTCCTGGACCGGTTCTGGAACGAATCCCTGCCCTCGGAAGTCGCCGAAGCCGGACCGGTGCCCTCCTTTGCGCCGCAGGTTTCCACCACAACCCCCGCTGACGGCGATACCGTTCATGTCGGCGATGACCTGGTACTCGTCTTCAGCAAGGGTATGGATTCTACCTCGGTGGCGGCCGCTCTCAGCTTCACGCCCGCGATTGTGGTAGGCAAGATCTCCTGGAGCGCTGACTACCACATCATGACCCTGCAGCCGGCGGCACCCCTTTCGTTCGCTACGACCTATACCCTGAACCTGAGTGACGCCGCCAGCGATCGCAACGGCACTGCGCTGGATGGCGATGCCGACGGAGCCGCGGGCGGATCATTTCAAATACGTTTCACGACCGATGCCCGTGATCTTAACGGCCCGGAACTGGTCGCCCTGTACCCAGCCGGGCCGGATGAGCCCATGCCGGTTGAAGGGGTGATCAACCTGGTGTTCAATGAACGGATCCTGCCCGCTTCCATAAAGGATTCCACGATCCTTGTTACCCTGGACGGGGTGCCCGTGAAATCGATGTGGTCCCATGTGCCTGTAGGAAACCGCTCCGTGCTTTCGATCCAGCCGGCCAAACCGCTCGAGATCAACACCAACTTTCATCTGCTCCTTAAGCCGACCCTCAGCGACACCTCCGGCAATAGCATCCCGCAGCCTATCGATCTGGATCTGACGACGCGGGGTGAACGTACGCTGAAAGAGGTGACCATTGAGAAGTTCTTCGGCGCCAGCAACTGGAAGGATCCCGGCTACAGCGGCTCCACGGTGGGCACCATTGCCGCCAAAACCCTTTTTGAAATGGACCGGACGGTCTATCTTCCCAATTCCCTTGGAACGCAAAAATATTCCGCGGCCCTGCGCTATCAGTGGGATACCGCAGCAGCCGAGCACCTGTGCCGCGTCTATCTCGATCCGGCAACGACCCCGGCCACCGTCTTTTTCGACACGACCTATACTCTGCAAATTCAGGTCTTTGGCGACGGCAGTGGCTCGCTGCTGCGTCTGGCGATCGATGAGGTGCCTGCCAAGAACACCCTGCCGGAGGTGACCCAGTGGGTTAAGATCGATTGGTACGGCTGGCGGTTGGTGGAATGGAAGCTGAGCGATCCCGGCGTGGTCGGCTCCTGGCTGGCGACCAATGGCATGCTGGACGGCAACAAATTGACCATTGACAGTATCCAACTGGCGCCGGCGGCTGGATCGGCTGTCAGTGGATCGATCTATCTGGACAACTTGGTGGTCGTTCTCAAAACTACCAACCCGACGGCAGTGGAGCAACCGGAGGTGACCCTCCCCGCCCGGTTCATACTGGAACAGAATTATCCCAATCCCTTCAATCCGGTTACCTCCATCCGCTTTGAACTGCCGCAGGCGGGCACCGTACGCCTGGCGCTCTATGACCTGCTCGGACGCGAAGTCGCGGTGCTGGCGGAAGGCATGTACACTGCCGGGCGTCATGAGATCCACGTCGACGGCCGCTCCCTGAGCTCCGGCACCTATCTCTATCGTCTAAGCCAGGGCGGCCATACTCTCGCACGCAAGTTGCTGCTGCTCCGCTGAAGAGGGCCGTCTGTGTCTGCGAAAGAAAAGCCCGACACCGCCGTCTGGAGCGGCCCACCGATCGTTCCGGGGCCGCTCCGCGCCATCCTGGTGTCGCGTCTGCGTTTCATGGGGGATATCATTCTCACCACCCCGCTGCTGGCGGCGCTGCGGCGACATTATCCAGAGGCCCGCATCGGCTATCTGGCGGAGGCCCCCTACCATCATCTGCTGGAGCATCATCCGGCTGTGGACGAGCTTTATTCCTTCCGGCGCGGCGATGAACGCAGCCAGATCGGCCTGATCCGCCGCCTGCGGCGGCATCGGTGGGATGTGGCGATCGACCTCTTCGGCAATCCGCGCTCAGCCATGCTGCTCTATCTAAGCGGGGCGCGCCGGCGCATCGGCGGCGATTTCCGCGGCCGGCGTTACCTCTACACCCACCGCATCCCCGATCCGGGCGAGCGGATGACAGCCATCGCTTTCCACCTGAGTTATCTCGCCCCGCTCGGCATCACCGGAGAGCCGCTGCTGCCCGTCATCACCGTCACGCCCGGGGAAAAGGTGGAGGCGCGGCAGTACCTCGAAGACCGGGGATACGATCTGCAACGGCCGGTCATCGGCCTGCATCCGGGCGCCACCTGGCCGGCCAAACGCTGGTTTCCCGAGCGATTTGCCGCTCTCGCCACCCGCTTGCACGAGGCGAAGATGCAGACTCTCTTCACGATGGGGCCGGGCGAGGAGCCGATCATCGATGCGGTTTACCGGCTGCTGCCCTTCCCGCTGGCGCGGCCGGAACCCCTCCCCTTGCGGCGCTTCGCCGCCCTGCTGTCTCAGTTGCGGGTCTATGTCAGCAATGACTGTGGGCCGCTGCATCTCGCCCCCGCCGTGGGCACCCGGACGGTCGGGATCTTCGGCCCGGGCGAACCCGACATCTGGTTCCCTTACCCGGCCGCGGTGGGCCATCGCCTCGTCTATCATGCTCTGGATTGCAGCCGCTGCCACCGCGACCTTTGCCCCGACATGGCTTGCATGCGGGCGATTACCGCGGAGGAGGTCCTCACGGCCGTCCAATCGGCCCTGGCACACCAGGAGGCCGGAGCGAGGGCAGAGCCATGATTCGGCCGGAGACTTCTGTTCTTCCTCCCGTGCAGCAGCGCTTGTTGCAACGCCGCAAATGGACCGTCGCGACGGTGATGCTGGTTACCTTTTTGTTTCTGCTACTTTACAATCTCGGTTCCTATCTCTTCCTCAAACATATGGGCCGGGAACTCGAACAGGGACTCGACCAGCGGCTGATGACCGCCGCCTCGCTGACTTCGGATCTCATCGAGCGCAGTGCGGTCAGCTTTTCCGATGCGACGGATGCGGAGCTGCTCCGCACCATTTTGACCCGCATCCGCCTTGATCAGGATTTGGAGGCGGCTTACCTCATCGATCCGAAGGGCCGAGTGGTACTCGACGCCCGCCGCGATCTGGAGGGTGTGGCCGGGCGAAGCTATGTGGCGGAAGATAGTCTGGAGATCCGCGCGGCTCTTGGCGGCGCCACCCGTGCCTCTCGGCT encodes:
- a CDS encoding fibronectin — its product is MTRTKHPPMPGIKGIILTLMLSGIWAAALSQVVSTDRRYIRIGELQNHYTAYGSDRAWNNTYYEGLRWPAGYYYQDNSVIRRQWIGCTNFTNPRDEHFENFAITFSEGNVGTALFPVELKQIAKFALPVVYVDGIDISAPYASDVDEIDPSIIPDRIVINKVNTLIGLTITRTIYAFSQQYHNNYFIQTWTLENTGNVDYDDEIELTRPLTGVRFSFGVRYSVCREGASPIGGAQTYGKFSWVTRRGENYAEHYGEKITEANPIVDWIRCGFEFAGQNPVNAFDNIGGPYLSKNGRLAAPQHAGVAILHVDKSASDHSDDPAQPLKLGWHAGDSYPGVTSYTKEGEVSMGILYNVISGNPYMGLGGTNRFDETYMATHPDPSTVHNDGGGTNLWVCYGPWDLQHGESVTIVEAEGVSGINRQQCETIGARWKKAYLDPADKGPFTLPDGSTTNDKDVYKNKWVFTGKDSILLTFGRAKRAMDAQYKIPQPPLPPPLVDVKSGGDRITISWTASPSEGDADFAGYKVFRAVGRTDTVFQEIYSGSKEIHAFADVSAIRGISYYYYVSAFNDGSKNTTGECNPTGPLLSSRYYTQTTEPAYLRRQAGQTLEGIRVVPNPYNIRSRALQFGTVNDLDKIMFYDIPGHCRIRIFTERGDLINSIEHEDGSGDESWNSITSSRQVVVSGIYIVHFEVTADQYDSATNTLLYKKGDTAVRKLVIIR
- a CDS encoding glycosyltransferase family 9 protein, which produces MSAKEKPDTAVWSGPPIVPGPLRAILVSRLRFMGDIILTTPLLAALRRHYPEARIGYLAEAPYHHLLEHHPAVDELYSFRRGDERSQIGLIRRLRRHRWDVAIDLFGNPRSAMLLYLSGARRRIGGDFRGRRYLYTHRIPDPGERMTAIAFHLSYLAPLGITGEPLLPVITVTPGEKVEARQYLEDRGYDLQRPVIGLHPGATWPAKRWFPERFAALATRLHEAKMQTLFTMGPGEEPIIDAVYRLLPFPLARPEPLPLRRFAALLSQLRVYVSNDCGPLHLAPAVGTRTVGIFGPGEPDIWFPYPAAVGHRLVYHALDCSRCHRDLCPDMACMRAITAEEVLTAVQSALAHQEAGARAEP
- a CDS encoding family 10 glycosylhydrolase, producing the protein MKRNSIIVLVLILFSVLLAADNTEFRATWVITWEIYGGHQPVETVKARIRKILDDHQKANMNAVLWQVRQGGTAYYSSPFEPWGAYLDAADPGFDPLAYAIEEAHSRGMELHAWFNAFNVSSSTSGAAVQKHPEWVCRNSSGEPMSSDRCFSPGLAAVRDYTVAVAMDLVRRYDIDGLHLDYVRWNEYSGATALQKEPARPRLDGQISESELADLQANMASRYLYDIDHPYSAGVPSGFASWEEWWRWSVTEFVHTLHDSVQEAKPWVRLSAAALGNYNWGGWQGYGTVYQDAALWFNRGYIDQLVPMHYHWTTGAGFYNMLTGSSASWGTYIQEGIAAGRLFSVGPPSYILSENRIMDRHTEIAAYCRLVPWVDGFQFFSYGSWEDNLFFKEAAASFFPNKTKVRAAKFLSDVVPAAPLLTVNRVDSLTYQVTVTLPAGSIAPGRIALYRLETNDPHPERDAIRQMLWCNGSINYTDHFDGLQDHAGSFYYYATFLDRFWNESLPSEVAEAGPVPSFAPQVSTTTPADGDTVHVGDDLVLVFSKGMDSTSVAAALSFTPAIVVGKISWSADYHIMTLQPAAPLSFATTYTLNLSDAASDRNGTALDGDADGAAGGSFQIRFTTDARDLNGPELVALYPAGPDEPMPVEGVINLVFNERILPASIKDSTILVTLDGVPVKSMWSHVPVGNRSVLSIQPAKPLEINTNFHLLLKPTLSDTSGNSIPQPIDLDLTTRGERTLKEVTIEKFFGASNWKDPGYSGSTVGTIAAKTLFEMDRTVYLPNSLGTQKYSAALRYQWDTAAAEHLCRVYLDPATTPATVFFDTTYTLQIQVFGDGSGSLLRLAIDEVPAKNTLPEVTQWVKIDWYGWRLVEWKLSDPGVVGSWLATNGMLDGNKLTIDSIQLAPAAGSAVSGSIYLDNLVVVLKTTNPTAVEQPEVTLPARFILEQNYPNPFNPVTSIRFELPQAGTVRLALYDLLGREVAVLAEGMYTAGRHEIHVDGRSLSSGTYLYRLSQGGHTLARKLLLLR